In the Deltaproteobacteria bacterium genome, CCGCGGCCGAATTCGCGCTGGGGCGGGGGATCATCATCGCCGACACGAAATTCGAGTTCGGCACGGCGGACGGGAAGCTGCTCCTGATCGACGAGGCGCTTACGCCGGATTCCTCGCGTTTCTGGCCCGCCGCGGACTATCGGGAGGGAGGCCCGCAGAAAAGTTTCGACAAGCAATTCGTCCGCGATTACCTTTTGACCCTTCCGTGGAACAAGACCGCGCCGGGACCGAAACTGCCGCCCGACGTGATCGGGAAGACGTCGCAGAAGTACCGCGAGGCCCTGCGCATCCTGACCGGAACGGACGTTTCTTAGGGACGGTCCTGAGCGAGGACTTTCTCTGTAGCACATATGAAACTGGTTATTCAGCAGGCATGATCGGGCGGAAAGGAGAAGTCAGGACCGTCCCTGTTCTTCTATGAAAAGTAAGCCGTTCGGAAAGATCTTCATCGCCAACCGCGGCGAAATCGCCTGCCGCGCCATACGTCCGTGCCGCGAGCTGGGGGTCCGTGCCGTAGTGGGGTATTCCGACTGCGACGAGCTCTCCCTGCACGTGAAGCTGGCCGACGAATCGGTGCGCCTGGGGCCTTCCCCGGCCAGCATGAGCTACCTCGACATCGAGGCGGTGCTGCGCGCCGCGAAGGACTCGGAGTGCGACGCAATATTTCCCGGATACGGGTTTCTCGCCGAAAATCCCGATTTCGTCGAGGCGGTCGAGCGGGAAGGAATGGTCTTCATCGGCCCCTCCGCGCGAGTGATGCGGATACTGGGCGACAAGATCGCAGCCCGCAAGGCGCTCACCGCTTCGGGAGTCCCCGTGACGCCCGGCCTGAACGACGTCGAGGACGCGGAGCAGATCATCAAGTTCGGGGATCGCGTGGGGTGGCCGGTCATCATAAAGGCGACCGCGGGCGGGGGCGGAAAGGGGATGCAGAAGGTCTCCTCCCCGTATGAAGTGGAGGAAAAGCTCGAAGCTGCGCGGTCCGTCGCCGAGAAGGCTTTCGGGAAAGGGGCGGTCTACGTCGAGAAGTTCATCACCGGCGGCCGTCACATCGAGTTCCAGTTCCTCGCGGACAGGTACGGGCGGGTCATCCACCTGGGCGAGCGCGAATGTTCAATCCAGCGTCATCACCAGAAACTCGTGGAGGAGGCCCCAAGCTCGCTTCTTACGCCGGAGGTCCGGAAGAAAATGGGCGACGTTGTCGTCCGCGCCATGAAGGACATCGGGTACGAGACCGCGGGAACGCTCGAGTTCCTCGTCGACCGGGACGGGAAGTTCTATGCCCTGGAGGTCAACACGCGGATACAGGTCGAACACACCGTGACCGAGATGATCAGCGGCTTCGACATCATCCGGAAGATGTTCAAGATAGCGGCGGGGGAGCGGCTGTCGCTGGCGCAGGAAGAAGTGAAGATGCGCGGGCACGCCATCCAGTGCCGGATCAACGCGGAAGATCCGAAAAACGGTTTCGCCCCCTCCTTCGGACGGATCTCTTTCTTGAGGCAGATCAGCGGACCGTTCGTGCGCACGGAGTCGGGAATCTACCAGGGGTGGCAGGTCCCGCCGTTCTACGATTCGCTGCTGGCGAAGATCTGTTCCGTCGGGAAGGACCGGAAGACGGCCATAGAGCGGATGCGCAGGGCCTTGCGTGAGTACGAAATCTGGGGGGTGAAAACGACGATCCCGCTGCTGCGGCGGATCATGGACCATCCCGACTTCGTAAAGGGCGAGATCCACACAGGGTTCATCGAGGAGAACATCGCAGGCCTCACCGAATACGTGGAGGTCGAGGAGGAGATCTTCAAGGTGGCGAAGTTCGTGGCGGAGGTGTCCGCCTTCGGGCGGAACATCCACGGCGCATGACGGACAGGGTTATCCACGGGGGGGGGATGCGGGCGAGCCTCGCGAAAAAGGGGGCGAAGAAATTCCTCAAGGCCCTGCGTGAGGGAAAGGAGATCCTCTATACCAACACAGGCCCCCGCGACACCGGCCAGAGCGATTACAAGAACCGGTTCACCCTCTACGACCTGTCACGCCTCGTACCGCTTTACAACGCTTCGGGATACTTTTCCGTCGAGATGCACGGCGGCGCCCGCCTGCACCAGGACCTGCTGAACAACAAGATCCAGCCGTTCGAGGAAGCGCGCATGTGGGCGGAGGGGATGCCCGACGTCCTGACGCAGACGCTCATCCGGTCCACCAACGTCTGGGGATACAGGATGTACCCGCGCAACGTCGTCCGTCTTGCCGTCAGGGCGTTCCTTCCCACTATCGACGTGTGGCGCTGTTTCGACTTCCTGAATTACATCCAGAACATGGCGCCGGTCGCGGAGGAGGTGCTTTCCGGCGGAAAGATCTTCGAGCCTGCGATCTCCTTCACGGAATCTCCCGAGTGCTCCGACGCCTACTACCTTCGTGTGGTAAAGGAGATCGTCTCGATGTGCGGGGGAACCGGCGGCATCATCCTCTGCATCAAGGACATGGCGGGTGTGGGCAGCCCGGCGCGAATCGGCAGGCTCGTGGACGCCATCCTCCAGAGACATCCGGACCTCGTGCTCCAGTACCACCGGCATGCGACCGACGGGCTTGCCATCCCGGCGCTGGCAGCGGCTGCGGGAGCGGGCGCGCAGCTATTCGACGTGACCGACGACGCCTTCTCGCGGTTCTACGGGCACGTGCCGGTCCGGCCGCTCACGCGGTACCTGCGGGAGCTGGACTTCCCGGTCCGCCTGGACATGGCCCGCGCGGGTGAAGCATCCGACATCGTCCGGGGGTTCATCCGCAACTACGAAAGGTTCGAGTCGCAGTACAAGGGCTTTTCGCACGACGTGACCGACCACCGGATGCCCGGCGGCGCCTTCCCCTCCTCCTTCGAACAGGCGGAGAAGGGCGGCTTCCTGGAACTGATGCCCGACATCCTGAAAGGCATGGCTTACGGGAACCGGATCATCAAGTACTTCGACGTGACGCCGGGCTCCCAGATCACCTGGACCACGTGGGCGGGGATCGTCCAGCGGTTCCACAAGGAAGGCGGGGACCAGAGCGTTCGAAGGCTGTTCCACGTCCTCGACCGGTATTTCCAGTCCGGAGAGCGGCTGGAGGCCCTGTCGCAGGCGGACGAGAACGTTCTCCTCCGGCTCTATTCGGGAGCGACCGACGACCTGAAGAACCTGCTCCTCGGAAGGTACGGACCGCTTCCTTTCGGCTGGCCGAAGGACTGGGTTTACCGAAGCGCGTTCGGCGAAGGCTGGGAAGAGCGGGTCAAAAAAGAGCGGATCGAATCGTCGCCCCTCGGCAAGCTTGCCGACGACAATCTCGAAAAATCCAGGGCGGCGATGGAAGATGAACTGGGCCGGCCTCCCACGGACGAGGAGTTCGTCCTTTACCTCATGCACCCGAAAGCGGCGTTGGATTTCGTACGGTTTCGGCAGACGTACGGGGACACCACCATCCTGCCCACCTCGGTGTGGCTGCGGGGGCTTAAGCGTCCCGGCGATTCCCTCTCGGTAACGCTGGGAAGCAAACCGCACCAGATCAAGCTCGTTTCGATCGGCGAAGGGGTGGGCGGCGTCAAGCAGGTCGTTCTCTCGGTCGACAACATCATGCACGTCTTCCCCGTCGAGCTTCCCGAGGCGGCGCTGGCGAGGAAGGCGGTGCGCAAGGCCTCCCCGTCCGTCAAGGGGGAGCTCGGCGCGCCGGTGACGGGCACGGTCTGGCGGATCGGCACCAAGGACCGCCAGCTAAAGGCGGGCGACAGGGTGAAACGCGGCGAAGAGGTCATGAACATCGAAGTGATGAAGACGGAAAACGCGGTTAAGTCTCCGATCGCGGGCGTCATCCGCGAAATCTGCATCCATGTCAACGAAGGAGTCGAGGAGGGCCAGCTCCTTGCCGTCATCGCGCCGGATGGGGATTGACGCCGGCTTCGGGCAGGGCGCCGGGAGGAAGATTGGCCGGCGCTGAGGGGATCCGCGGAAAGACGGTCGCGATCGTGGGAGGCGGCCCCGGGGGATCGGCGACCGCCATACGCCTCATACGCCTTTCCAGGGAAAGAGACCTCGGGATCCGCGTCGTCCTCTTCGAAGGCAAGGATTTCGAGCGGCACTACAACCAGTGCGTCGGCGTCCTTTCGCCTCCCGCGGAGGAAATCCTCAGGGGAGGCCTCGGAGTCGAACTCCCTTACGAGATCTTCAAGCGCCAGATCTACGGATATCGCCTGCACGCCGGCGGGAAGGAGATCCTTCTCGTGGGCCCCCCTCGCAGCGGCGCCACCTACACCGTCCGACGCGTGATGTTCGACAGGTTCCTGCTATCCTGCGCCGAGCAGGAGGGTGTGGAAGTCCACCAAAGCAGGGTGACGGGGATCGATTTCCCGAAGGGTGAGCGGAAGCGGGTTTTCCTTTACACGGAAGGCGGAATGGTGAAGGCGGACGCCGTGGTCGGGGCATTCGGACTCGACGACGGCATGATCGACATCTTCGAAGACGCCACAGGAGGCAGGTACAGGCGGCCGGGGAAATTCATCAATACCTATGTGGCCAAGATCCACGCGGAGCCGTCCTTCATCGAGAAAAAACTGGGAAGCATCATCTACGCATACCTGTTTCCTCCCGGGATGCCCAACCTCGAATTCGGGGCGATCACTCCGAAGGGGGACCATATCATCGTCAACGTGGCGGGCACCGATGCGGCCGTCGAGGATATCTTCGGCTTCCTTTCCCTTGACATCGTCCGCGAGCATCTTCCGCCCTTTTCCCTCGACGAACAGGAAGTGTTCCGCGGGAAGTTTCCCGGGGCTCCCGCGGAAGGGGCGGTGGGAGACTCATATCTCACGGTCGGGGACGCCACGGGATGGCTTCGCCCCTTCAAGGGGAAGGGGATCAACATGGCGATGGAGACGGGGATAATGGCGGCCGAGACGCTCGTGGAA is a window encoding:
- a CDS encoding biotin attachment protein — protein: MRASLAKKGAKKFLKALREGKEILYTNTGPRDTGQSDYKNRFTLYDLSRLVPLYNASGYFSVEMHGGARLHQDLLNNKIQPFEEARMWAEGMPDVLTQTLIRSTNVWGYRMYPRNVVRLAVRAFLPTIDVWRCFDFLNYIQNMAPVAEEVLSGGKIFEPAISFTESPECSDAYYLRVVKEIVSMCGGTGGIILCIKDMAGVGSPARIGRLVDAILQRHPDLVLQYHRHATDGLAIPALAAAAGAGAQLFDVTDDAFSRFYGHVPVRPLTRYLRELDFPVRLDMARAGEASDIVRGFIRNYERFESQYKGFSHDVTDHRMPGGAFPSSFEQAEKGGFLELMPDILKGMAYGNRIIKYFDVTPGSQITWTTWAGIVQRFHKEGGDQSVRRLFHVLDRYFQSGERLEALSQADENVLLRLYSGATDDLKNLLLGRYGPLPFGWPKDWVYRSAFGEGWEERVKKERIESSPLGKLADDNLEKSRAAMEDELGRPPTDEEFVLYLMHPKAALDFVRFRQTYGDTTILPTSVWLRGLKRPGDSLSVTLGSKPHQIKLVSIGEGVGGVKQVVLSVDNIMHVFPVELPEAALARKAVRKASPSVKGELGAPVTGTVWRIGTKDRQLKAGDRVKRGEEVMNIEVMKTENAVKSPIAGVIREICIHVNEGVEEGQLLAVIAPDGD
- a CDS encoding NAD(P)/FAD-dependent oxidoreductase; protein product: MAGAEGIRGKTVAIVGGGPGGSATAIRLIRLSRERDLGIRVVLFEGKDFERHYNQCVGVLSPPAEEILRGGLGVELPYEIFKRQIYGYRLHAGGKEILLVGPPRSGATYTVRRVMFDRFLLSCAEQEGVEVHQSRVTGIDFPKGERKRVFLYTEGGMVKADAVVGAFGLDDGMIDIFEDATGGRYRRPGKFINTYVAKIHAEPSFIEKKLGSIIYAYLFPPGMPNLEFGAITPKGDHIIVNVAGTDAAVEDIFGFLSLDIVREHLPPFSLDEQEVFRGKFPGAPAEGAVGDSYLTVGDATGWLRPFKGKGINMAMETGIMAAETLVEHGISRSSFRRYEEVTAPLREDYTYGTWMRNLCRLGETAGTLGTVLSMAKVDQGIHDALFNAVSGHDSFKNIFRGYARPAVLADVVRNYLRDRRKRR
- a CDS encoding acetyl-CoA carboxylase biotin carboxylase subunit — its product is MKSKPFGKIFIANRGEIACRAIRPCRELGVRAVVGYSDCDELSLHVKLADESVRLGPSPASMSYLDIEAVLRAAKDSECDAIFPGYGFLAENPDFVEAVEREGMVFIGPSARVMRILGDKIAARKALTASGVPVTPGLNDVEDAEQIIKFGDRVGWPVIIKATAGGGGKGMQKVSSPYEVEEKLEAARSVAEKAFGKGAVYVEKFITGGRHIEFQFLADRYGRVIHLGERECSIQRHHQKLVEEAPSSLLTPEVRKKMGDVVVRAMKDIGYETAGTLEFLVDRDGKFYALEVNTRIQVEHTVTEMISGFDIIRKMFKIAAGERLSLAQEEVKMRGHAIQCRINAEDPKNGFAPSFGRISFLRQISGPFVRTESGIYQGWQVPPFYDSLLAKICSVGKDRKTAIERMRRALREYEIWGVKTTIPLLRRIMDHPDFVKGEIHTGFIEENIAGLTEYVEVEEEIFKVAKFVAEVSAFGRNIHGA